In Thermus islandicus DSM 21543, a genomic segment contains:
- the pgi gene encoding glucose-6-phosphate isomerase encodes MLRLDTRFLKDFPEALSRHAPLLKEARERLLAKRKAPGSMLGWMDLPEDTETLREVRRYREANPWVEDFVLIGIGGSALGPKALEAAFNQSGVRFHYLDHVEPEPIRELLRALDPGKTLVNAVSKSGSTAETLAGLAVFLKWLKAHLGEAWRRHLVVTTDPERGPLRAFAEREGLKAFAIPKEVGGRFSVFSPVGLLPLAFAGADLDALLMGARKANETALAPLEASLPLKTALLLHLHRHLPVHVFMVYSERLRHLPAWFVQLHDESLGKVDREGRRVGTTALPAQGPQDQHAQVQLFREGPLDKLLALVIPEAPVEDLEIPEVEGLEAASYLFGKTLFQLLKAEAEATYRALAEAGQRVYALYLSEVSPYAAGWLLQHLMWQTAFLGELWEVNAFDQPGVELGKRLTRALLTQGG; translated from the coding sequence ATGCTCCGGCTGGACACCCGCTTCCTCAAAGACTTTCCCGAGGCCCTAAGCCGGCACGCCCCTCTCCTAAAGGAAGCCCGGGAGCGCCTCCTCGCCAAGCGCAAAGCCCCGGGGAGCATGCTCGGCTGGATGGACCTCCCCGAGGACACGGAGACCCTAAGGGAGGTCCGCCGCTACCGCGAGGCGAACCCCTGGGTGGAAGACTTCGTCCTCATCGGCATCGGGGGAAGCGCCTTGGGGCCTAAGGCCCTCGAGGCCGCCTTCAACCAGAGCGGGGTGCGCTTCCACTACCTGGACCACGTAGAGCCCGAGCCTATAAGGGAGCTCCTCCGCGCTCTGGACCCAGGGAAGACCCTGGTGAACGCCGTTTCCAAGTCGGGGTCCACGGCGGAGACCCTGGCGGGCCTCGCCGTCTTCCTGAAGTGGCTTAAGGCGCACCTGGGGGAGGCCTGGCGGCGGCACCTGGTGGTGACCACCGACCCCGAGAGGGGGCCTCTAAGGGCCTTCGCCGAGCGGGAGGGGCTTAAGGCCTTCGCCATTCCTAAAGAGGTGGGCGGGCGCTTCTCGGTCTTTTCCCCCGTGGGGCTTCTCCCCTTGGCCTTCGCCGGCGCCGACCTGGACGCCCTCCTCATGGGGGCCCGCAAGGCCAACGAGACCGCCTTGGCCCCCTTGGAGGCCAGCCTCCCCCTGAAGACCGCCCTCCTCCTCCACCTCCACCGCCACCTCCCCGTCCACGTCTTCATGGTCTACTCGGAGAGGCTACGCCACCTCCCCGCCTGGTTCGTCCAGCTCCACGACGAGTCCCTGGGCAAGGTGGACCGGGAGGGCAGGAGGGTGGGGACCACCGCCCTCCCCGCCCAAGGGCCCCAGGACCAGCACGCCCAGGTCCAGCTCTTCCGCGAGGGCCCCCTGGACAAGCTCCTCGCCCTGGTCATCCCCGAAGCCCCCGTGGAGGACCTGGAGATCCCAGAGGTGGAGGGCCTCGAGGCCGCCTCCTACCTCTTCGGCAAAACCCTCTTCCAGCTCCTCAAGGCCGAGGCCGAGGCTACCTACCGGGCCCTGGCCGAGGCGGGCCAGAGGGTCTACGCCCTCTACCTCTCCGAGGTCTCTCCTTACGCTGCGGGCTGGCTCCTCCAGCACCTCATGTGGCAGACGGCCTTCCTGGGGGAGCTCTGGGAGGTGAACGCCTTTGACCAGCCGGGGGTGGAGCTGGGCAAGCGGCTCACCCGCGCCCTCCTGACGCAAGGGGGATAG
- the coxB gene encoding cytochrome c oxidase subunit II has translation MRRAALALAFLGMALAQEGHRVAITHPGGSYNQEVAFLWPWVYFFSFVIFLVVAGSLAYVTWKFRARPDDTAEPPQIHGNERLEVLWTLIPIFIVLVLFGLTAKALIQVNRPIPGALKVEVTGYQFWWDFHYPELGLRNSNELILPLGVPVEFTITSKDVIHSFWVPGLAGKRDAIPGQKTLIRFTPKEPGNYYGFCAELCGPSHARMLFRVLVVPKEAFGRFVEEAKAPPPVADARGRQVFQQNCAACHGVARSVPPAVIGPELGLFGNRTSLGAGIVDHTPENLKAWIKNPAGMKPGVKMPGFPQLSEGDLDALVRYLEGLRVAGLDLKALPRF, from the coding sequence ATGAGACGTGCTGCGTTGGCACTGGCTTTCCTGGGTATGGCGCTGGCCCAGGAGGGGCACCGGGTGGCCATCACCCATCCCGGGGGCTCCTACAACCAGGAGGTGGCCTTCCTCTGGCCCTGGGTCTACTTCTTCTCCTTCGTCATCTTCCTGGTGGTGGCGGGGAGCCTGGCCTATGTCACCTGGAAGTTCCGGGCCCGGCCCGACGACACGGCCGAGCCCCCCCAGATCCACGGGAACGAGCGCCTCGAGGTGCTCTGGACCCTGATCCCTATCTTCATCGTCCTGGTGCTTTTCGGGCTCACGGCCAAGGCCCTCATCCAGGTGAACCGGCCCATTCCCGGGGCCCTCAAGGTGGAGGTGACGGGCTACCAGTTCTGGTGGGACTTCCACTATCCCGAGCTCGGTCTCAGGAACTCCAACGAGCTCATCCTGCCCCTGGGCGTGCCCGTGGAGTTCACCATCACCTCCAAGGACGTGATCCACTCCTTCTGGGTGCCGGGTCTTGCGGGCAAGCGGGATGCCATCCCGGGACAAAAGACCCTGATCCGCTTCACCCCCAAGGAGCCTGGGAACTACTACGGCTTCTGCGCCGAGCTCTGCGGGCCCAGCCACGCCCGGATGCTCTTCCGGGTCCTTGTGGTGCCCAAGGAGGCCTTTGGCCGCTTCGTGGAGGAGGCCAAGGCGCCGCCCCCCGTGGCCGATGCCCGGGGAAGGCAGGTGTTCCAGCAGAACTGCGCCGCCTGCCACGGCGTGGCGCGGTCCGTGCCGCCGGCAGTCATCGGGCCTGAGCTCGGGCTTTTTGGCAACCGCACGAGCCTGGGGGCGGGGATCGTGGACCACACCCCGGAGAACCTGAAGGCCTGGATCAAAAACCCCGCCGGCATGAAGCCCGGGGTCAAGATGCCCGGCTTCCCCCAGCTTTCGGAGGGGGATCTGGACGCCCTCGTGCGCTACCTCGAGGGGCTTAGGGTGGCGGGCCTGGACCTCAAGGCCCTGCCCCGGTTCTGA
- the pckA gene encoding phosphoenolpyruvate carboxykinase (ATP) yields the protein MDRLGAIGIHPRKQVFWNTVSPVLVEHTLARGEGLLAHRGALVVDTTPYTGRSPRDKFVVQEPAVEGEIWWGEVNQPFPQEAFQALYERVAAYLSEQDLYVQDLYAGADRRYRLAVRVVTESPWHALFARNMFLLPRRFGDDEVEAFVPGFTVVHAPYFQAVPERDGTRSEVFVGISFAKRLILIVGTKYAGEIKKSVFTVLNYLMVKQGVFPMHASANVGKEGDVALFFGLSGTGKTTLSTDPDRPLIGDDEHGWSEEGVFNFEGGCYAKVIRLSPEHEPLIYKAANQFEAILENVVLNPESRRVEWDDDSKTENTRASYPIAHLENVVRSGTAGHPRALFFLSADAYGVLPPIARLSPEQAMYYFLSGYTARVAGTERGVTEPKATFSACFGAPFLPMHPGVYAGMLGEKIKKHGPKVYLVNTGWTGGPYGVGRRFPLPLTRALLKAALSGALDRVAYRKDPVFGFEVPLEVPGVPQDLLDPRKTWADKEAYDRQAERLARLFQDNFQKYAQGVEEAVRRAGPRVE from the coding sequence ATGGACCGCTTAGGCGCTATAGGCATCCATCCCAGGAAACAGGTCTTCTGGAACACCGTTTCCCCCGTCTTGGTGGAGCACACCCTGGCCCGGGGAGAGGGCCTTTTGGCCCATAGGGGTGCCTTGGTGGTGGACACCACCCCCTATACGGGCCGAAGCCCCAGGGACAAGTTTGTGGTCCAAGAGCCCGCCGTGGAGGGGGAGATCTGGTGGGGGGAGGTGAACCAGCCCTTTCCCCAAGAGGCCTTTCAAGCCCTCTACGAACGGGTAGCCGCGTACCTCTCCGAGCAGGACCTCTACGTCCAGGACCTCTATGCCGGGGCGGACCGGCGTTACCGCCTGGCGGTGCGGGTGGTGACGGAAAGCCCCTGGCATGCCCTCTTCGCCCGCAACATGTTCCTCCTGCCCCGCCGCTTTGGGGACGACGAGGTGGAGGCTTTCGTCCCCGGCTTCACCGTGGTCCACGCCCCCTACTTCCAGGCGGTGCCGGAAAGGGACGGCACGAGGAGCGAGGTCTTCGTGGGCATCAGCTTCGCCAAGAGGCTCATTCTCATCGTGGGCACCAAGTACGCCGGGGAGATCAAGAAGAGCGTCTTCACCGTCCTCAACTACCTTATGGTCAAGCAGGGGGTCTTTCCCATGCACGCCTCCGCCAACGTGGGGAAGGAGGGGGACGTGGCCCTTTTCTTCGGCCTCTCCGGCACGGGCAAGACCACCCTGTCCACCGACCCGGACCGCCCCCTGATCGGCGACGACGAGCACGGCTGGAGCGAGGAGGGGGTCTTCAACTTTGAAGGCGGGTGCTACGCCAAGGTCATCCGCCTCTCCCCCGAGCACGAGCCCCTCATCTACAAGGCGGCCAACCAGTTTGAGGCCATCCTGGAGAACGTGGTGCTGAACCCGGAAAGCCGCCGGGTGGAGTGGGACGACGACTCCAAAACGGAGAACACCCGCGCCTCCTACCCCATCGCCCACCTGGAGAACGTGGTGCGCTCGGGGACCGCGGGGCACCCCCGGGCCCTCTTCTTCCTCTCCGCCGACGCCTACGGGGTCCTTCCCCCCATCGCCCGCCTCTCCCCGGAACAGGCCATGTACTACTTCCTCTCGGGCTACACCGCCCGGGTAGCGGGCACGGAACGGGGCGTCACCGAGCCCAAGGCCACCTTCTCCGCCTGCTTCGGGGCCCCGTTCCTTCCCATGCACCCCGGGGTCTACGCCGGGATGCTGGGGGAAAAGATCAAGAAGCACGGCCCCAAGGTCTACCTGGTGAACACGGGCTGGACCGGGGGGCCCTACGGGGTGGGGCGCCGCTTCCCCCTTCCCCTCACCCGGGCCCTCCTCAAGGCTGCCCTTTCCGGGGCCTTGGACCGGGTGGCCTACCGGAAGGACCCCGTCTTCGGCTTTGAGGTGCCCCTCGAGGTCCCCGGGGTTCCCCAAGACCTCCTGGATCCCCGAAAGACTTGGGCGGACAAGGAGGCCTACGACCGGCAGGCAGAGAGGCTTGCCCGGCTTTTCCAGGATAACTTCCAGAAGTATGCCCAGGGGGTGGAGGAGGCGGTGCGCCGGGCGGGCCCCCGGGTGGAGTAG
- a CDS encoding heme o synthase: protein MRQAWFNRYAWGVLLANLLVALFGAFVRATGSGAGCGAHWPTCNGEVIPRAPQVETLIEFTHRATSGLAFLSVLALFLWALRAFPKGHPARFGAGLALLFMVTESLVGASLVLFGWTAQNASAARAVVQMVHLANTYFLLAALVLTAWWASGGTPLRLRGQGAVGPALLLGLLALLFLGMSGAVTALGDLLFPVRSTLEALERSLSPGEHFLVRLRVLHPLIAVSVGLYVVFTGYLAAHLRPSPRTRLLAHALAYLYGVQLLLGLVNVWLKAPVWMQLLHLLLAYAVWLAFVLLAASALGRDAQRVELGEGGLEAHRGTGGATWRDYLALTKPKVVSLLLFTALLATLIAARGWPGLPVFLAVALGGYLMAGAANAINMVVDRDIDARMRRTARRPTVTQRVSSRDALLFALALALLGFLVLFWGANLLAATLALMGLIWYVLVYTLYLKRRTWHNIVIGGAAGAFPPLVGWAAVTGDLSLFAWYLFALIFFWTPVHFWALALLIQDDYRAVGVPMLPVVLGERVTVMQIALYAVLTALISLMPLMLGELGLLYLAFSFVLNLLLILKSLALYRQPERSTAVSLYKYSMLYLALLFAAMAVDRAL from the coding sequence ATGCGCCAAGCCTGGTTCAACCGTTACGCCTGGGGCGTCCTTCTGGCCAACCTCCTCGTGGCCCTCTTCGGGGCCTTTGTGCGGGCCACCGGTTCGGGGGCCGGGTGCGGGGCCCACTGGCCCACCTGCAACGGGGAGGTGATCCCCCGCGCGCCCCAGGTGGAGACCCTCATTGAGTTCACCCACCGGGCCACCTCGGGCCTCGCGTTTCTCTCCGTTCTCGCCCTCTTCCTCTGGGCACTCCGCGCCTTTCCCAAGGGGCACCCGGCCCGCTTCGGGGCGGGGCTTGCCCTCCTTTTCATGGTCACGGAGAGCCTGGTGGGGGCCTCCCTGGTCCTCTTCGGCTGGACGGCCCAAAACGCCAGCGCCGCCCGGGCCGTGGTCCAGATGGTCCACCTGGCCAACACCTACTTTCTCCTCGCCGCCCTGGTCCTCACCGCCTGGTGGGCCTCTGGGGGTACCCCCTTGCGCCTTCGGGGGCAGGGGGCGGTGGGGCCCGCCCTCCTCCTCGGCCTGCTCGCCCTCCTCTTCCTGGGCATGAGCGGGGCGGTCACGGCCTTAGGCGACCTCCTCTTTCCCGTGCGGAGCACCCTCGAGGCCCTGGAGCGCTCCTTGAGCCCGGGGGAGCACTTCCTGGTGCGCCTCAGGGTCTTGCACCCCCTGATCGCCGTGAGCGTGGGGCTCTACGTGGTCTTCACCGGGTACCTGGCCGCCCACCTCCGCCCCTCCCCCAGGACCCGCCTCCTGGCCCACGCCCTCGCCTACCTCTACGGGGTCCAGCTCCTTTTGGGGCTGGTGAACGTCTGGCTCAAGGCCCCGGTCTGGATGCAGCTCCTTCACCTCCTCCTGGCCTACGCCGTCTGGCTCGCCTTCGTCCTCCTGGCCGCCTCCGCCCTGGGCCGGGACGCCCAGCGGGTGGAGCTCGGGGAGGGGGGCCTCGAGGCCCACCGGGGGACGGGCGGGGCCACCTGGCGGGACTACCTGGCCCTCACCAAGCCCAAGGTGGTGAGCCTCCTCCTCTTCACCGCCCTCCTGGCCACGCTCATCGCCGCCCGGGGCTGGCCGGGGCTTCCCGTCTTCCTCGCCGTGGCCCTGGGAGGGTACCTGATGGCCGGGGCGGCCAACGCCATCAACATGGTGGTGGACCGGGACATTGACGCCCGGATGCGGCGCACCGCCAGGAGGCCCACCGTCACCCAGAGGGTCTCCAGCCGGGACGCCCTCCTCTTCGCCCTGGCCCTGGCCCTCCTGGGCTTTTTGGTCCTCTTCTGGGGGGCGAACCTCCTCGCGGCCACCCTGGCCCTCATGGGCCTCATCTGGTACGTCCTGGTCTACACCCTTTACCTGAAACGGCGCACTTGGCACAACATCGTCATCGGCGGGGCGGCGGGGGCCTTTCCGCCCCTCGTGGGCTGGGCCGCGGTCACGGGGGACCTCAGCCTCTTCGCCTGGTACCTCTTCGCCCTCATCTTCTTCTGGACGCCCGTGCACTTCTGGGCCCTGGCCCTCCTGATCCAGGACGACTACCGGGCCGTGGGGGTGCCCATGCTCCCCGTGGTGCTGGGGGAAAGGGTCACCGTGATGCAGATCGCCCTCTACGCGGTCCTCACTGCCCTCATCTCCCTCATGCCCCTGATGCTGGGCGAGCTTGGCCTCCTTTACCTGGCCTTCAGCTTCGTCCTTAATCTCTTGCTTATCCTTAAGAGCCTCGCCCTCTATCGCCAGCCCGAACGGAGCACGGCGGTTTCGCTGTATAAGTACTCTATGCTGTACCTGGCCCTCTTGTTCGCGGCCATGGCGGTGGACAGGGCGCTTTAA
- the ctaD gene encoding cytochrome c oxidase subunit I has translation MAIAAKPKTGFLGALWDLLTTVDHKKIGLLYTATAFFAFALAGVFSLLIRTQLAVPNNHFLTGEQYNQVLTLHGATMLFFFIIQAGLTGFGNFVVPLMLGARDVALPRVNAFSYWAFLGAILLALMSYFFPGGAPSVGWTFYYPFSAQSGSGVNFYMAAILLLGFSSLLGNANFIATIYNLRAQGMSLWKMPMYVWSVFAASVLNLFSLAGLTSASLLVLLERKIGLSWFNPEIGGDPVLFQQFFWFYSHPTVYVMLLPYLGILAEVASTFARKPLFGYRQMVWAQMGIVVLGTMVWAHHMFTVGESTLFQIAFAFFTALIAVPTGVKLFNIIGTLWGGKLQMKTPLLWVLGFIFNFLLGGITGVMLSMVPLDYHFQDSYFVVAHFHNVLMAGSGFGAFAGLYYWWPKMTGRMYDERLGRLHFWLFLVGYLLTFLPQYALGYLGMPRRYYTYNADIAGWPELNLLSTLGAYILGLGGLVWVYTMLKSLRSGEKAPANPWGGYTLEWLTDSPPKAHNFDVVLPKEFHSERPLYDWPRRGVELKPEDPGHIHLPNSSFWPFYSAATLFAFFVSVAALPVPNVWMWLFLALFAYGLVRWALEDEYSHPVEHHTVTGKSNAWMGMAWFIVSEVGLFAILIAGYLYLRLSGHAVPPAERPALWLALLNTFLLVSSSFTVHFAHHDLRRGRFNPFRFGLLVTILLGVLFFLFQAWEFYQFHHHSSWQENLWTAAFFTIVGLHGLHVVIGGFGLILAYLQALRGKITLHNHGTLEAASMYWHLVDAVWLFIVTLFYIW, from the coding sequence ATGGCGATTGCGGCAAAGCCCAAAACCGGTTTCTTAGGGGCCCTCTGGGACCTCCTCACCACCGTAGACCACAAGAAGATCGGCCTCCTGTACACGGCCACCGCTTTCTTCGCCTTCGCCCTGGCGGGGGTCTTCTCCCTCCTCATCCGCACCCAGCTCGCGGTGCCCAACAACCACTTCCTCACCGGGGAGCAGTACAACCAGGTCCTCACCCTGCACGGGGCCACCATGCTCTTCTTCTTCATCATCCAGGCGGGGCTCACCGGCTTCGGCAACTTCGTGGTGCCCCTGATGCTGGGGGCGAGGGACGTGGCCCTGCCCCGGGTGAACGCCTTCAGCTACTGGGCCTTCCTGGGGGCGATCCTTCTCGCCCTCATGAGCTACTTCTTCCCCGGCGGGGCCCCCTCGGTGGGCTGGACCTTCTACTACCCCTTCTCCGCCCAGTCGGGAAGCGGGGTGAACTTCTACATGGCGGCCATCCTCCTCCTGGGCTTTTCCAGCCTCCTGGGCAACGCCAACTTCATCGCCACCATCTATAACCTAAGGGCCCAGGGGATGAGCCTCTGGAAGATGCCCATGTACGTTTGGAGCGTCTTCGCCGCCAGCGTCCTCAACCTCTTCAGCCTGGCCGGGCTCACCTCGGCGAGCCTCCTTGTCCTTTTGGAAAGGAAGATCGGCCTCTCCTGGTTCAACCCGGAGATCGGGGGGGACCCCGTCCTCTTCCAGCAGTTCTTCTGGTTCTACTCCCACCCCACGGTCTACGTGATGCTCCTGCCCTACCTGGGGATCCTCGCCGAGGTGGCCTCTACCTTCGCCAGGAAGCCCCTCTTCGGCTACCGGCAGATGGTCTGGGCCCAGATGGGCATCGTGGTCCTGGGCACCATGGTCTGGGCCCACCACATGTTCACCGTGGGGGAGAGCACCCTCTTCCAGATCGCCTTCGCCTTCTTCACCGCCCTCATCGCCGTGCCCACCGGGGTTAAGCTCTTTAACATCATCGGCACCCTCTGGGGCGGGAAGCTCCAGATGAAGACCCCCCTCCTTTGGGTCCTGGGCTTCATCTTCAACTTCCTCCTCGGGGGGATCACCGGGGTCATGCTCTCCATGGTCCCCCTGGACTACCACTTCCAGGACTCCTACTTCGTGGTGGCCCACTTCCACAACGTCCTCATGGCGGGCTCGGGCTTCGGGGCCTTCGCCGGGCTTTACTACTGGTGGCCCAAGATGACGGGCCGGATGTACGACGAAAGGCTGGGCCGCCTCCACTTCTGGCTCTTCCTGGTGGGCTACCTCCTCACCTTCCTGCCCCAGTACGCCCTGGGCTACCTGGGGATGCCCCGGCGCTACTACACCTACAACGCCGACATCGCCGGCTGGCCCGAGCTCAACCTTCTCTCCACCCTCGGGGCCTACATCCTGGGCCTGGGCGGCCTGGTCTGGGTCTACACCATGCTGAAGAGCCTCCGCTCGGGCGAGAAGGCCCCGGCCAACCCCTGGGGGGGCTACACCCTGGAGTGGCTCACGGACTCTCCCCCCAAGGCCCACAACTTTGACGTGGTCTTGCCCAAGGAGTTCCACTCGGAGCGGCCCCTTTACGACTGGCCTAGGCGGGGGGTGGAGCTGAAGCCGGAGGACCCGGGCCACATCCACCTGCCCAACAGCTCCTTCTGGCCCTTCTACTCCGCCGCCACCCTCTTCGCCTTCTTCGTGAGTGTGGCCGCCCTCCCCGTGCCCAACGTCTGGATGTGGCTCTTCCTCGCCCTCTTCGCCTACGGCCTCGTGCGGTGGGCCCTGGAGGACGAGTACAGCCACCCGGTGGAGCACCACACCGTCACGGGCAAGTCCAACGCCTGGATGGGGATGGCCTGGTTCATCGTCTCCGAGGTGGGCCTCTTCGCCATCCTCATTGCCGGCTACCTCTACCTCCGCCTCTCCGGCCACGCGGTGCCCCCGGCCGAAAGGCCCGCCCTTTGGCTCGCCCTCCTCAACACCTTTCTCCTGGTGAGCTCCTCCTTCACCGTCCACTTCGCCCACCACGACCTTAGGCGGGGCCGCTTCAACCCCTTCCGCTTTGGCCTCCTCGTCACCATCCTCCTCGGCGTCCTCTTCTTCCTCTTCCAGGCCTGGGAGTTCTACCAGTTCCACCACCACTCTTCCTGGCAGGAGAACCTCTGGACGGCGGCCTTCTTCACCATCGTGGGCCTCCACGGTCTGCACGTGGTCATCGGGGGCTTTGGCCTCATCCTCGCCTACCTGCAAGCCCTCCGGGGCAAGATCACCCTGCACAACCACGGCACCCTCGAGGCCGCCAGCATGTACTGGCACCTGGTGGACGCGGTCTGGCTCTTCATCGTCACCCTCTTCTACATCTGGTAG